One uncultured Tolumonas sp. genomic window carries:
- a CDS encoding PTS sugar transporter subunit IIB produces the protein MKKIMLCCSAGMSTSLLVKKMVVEAEKRGLAAEIKAFGASEFDEQMPNYQVVLLGPQIKYMQPDLQAKAATRGIKVEPIGMMDYGMQRADKVLDFALSLIG, from the coding sequence ATGAAGAAAATTATGTTGTGTTGTTCTGCTGGTATGTCGACCAGTTTGTTGGTCAAAAAAATGGTTGTTGAAGCGGAAAAACGAGGTTTGGCAGCGGAGATAAAAGCGTTTGGTGCTTCGGAGTTTGACGAGCAAATGCCTAACTATCAGGTGGTATTACTGGGACCTCAAATCAAATACATGCAGCCTGATTTGCAGGCGAAAGCGGCGACAAGAGGCATCAAGGTTGAACCTATTGGCATGATGGATTACGGCATGCAGCGCGCTGATAAGGTATTGGATTTCGCCTTATCTCTGATCGGTTAA
- a CDS encoding carbohydrate porin translates to MKLKYVALLVGASCGLTLPALSVASEDTIFNGYIRAGSMFDAKDNFSKAGYADEMDKTMGRLGAEVDNSWNGELSKKWDLDGGKSANIHLELESDTDGLQTRAAPRGSGVSQTYVELGGITPTGTMWGGLRYYDRENYIFTTDYFYTDYSGTGVGLKDQEIAGGKWDFAYINSNDTDHSDRTDGTAAIMHTLHSSAKYGNWDLEVALKQMPDNAFTGDSNQYATKGVEGTAIYSRDDFFFMPGGFSKFIAQTGRGLGSGDLLGATLTNTSMYRKGSLYQKTLQDKADGYKPYQSKVMEGDQSYRMFAWGGWYGAKVQLLPTLSYQYNDYELGGHDSWYAASLRPVFPINQFFSVQTEVGYTKNNLMLDNVDRGSDSRKISIVPTFTVNTGTGPSPEIRFLTTYVHRNFNTPWQQKDSRNDFLVGIQADMWW, encoded by the coding sequence ATGAAATTGAAATACGTAGCATTGTTAGTTGGTGCCAGCTGTGGACTAACACTGCCAGCACTATCTGTGGCTTCAGAAGACACTATTTTTAATGGTTATATCCGTGCTGGATCGATGTTTGATGCCAAAGACAATTTCTCTAAAGCTGGTTATGCGGATGAGATGGATAAGACTATGGGGCGCCTTGGCGCTGAAGTCGATAATAGTTGGAACGGCGAACTGAGTAAAAAGTGGGATCTTGATGGCGGTAAGTCAGCTAATATTCACTTAGAACTTGAATCTGATACAGATGGATTACAGACCCGAGCTGCGCCAAGAGGGTCTGGTGTTTCTCAAACTTATGTTGAATTAGGCGGGATCACGCCAACCGGTACGATGTGGGGCGGTCTGCGCTACTATGATCGCGAAAACTACATATTTACCACTGATTATTTTTATACCGATTACTCAGGTACCGGGGTTGGTTTAAAAGATCAGGAGATCGCTGGCGGGAAGTGGGATTTTGCATATATCAACAGCAATGATACTGACCACAGTGATCGTACAGATGGTACCGCCGCGATTATGCATACGCTGCATTCGAGTGCTAAATACGGTAATTGGGATCTGGAAGTTGCACTAAAGCAAATGCCGGATAACGCTTTCACGGGTGATAGCAATCAATACGCTACCAAAGGCGTAGAAGGCACTGCTATTTATTCGCGTGACGATTTTTTCTTCATGCCTGGCGGCTTTTCTAAGTTTATTGCCCAAACTGGTCGCGGATTAGGTTCTGGTGATTTACTGGGTGCTACATTGACGAATACGTCAATGTATCGAAAAGGTTCTTTGTATCAGAAAACCCTTCAGGATAAGGCCGATGGTTATAAACCTTATCAGTCCAAAGTAATGGAAGGTGACCAGTCCTATCGGATGTTCGCATGGGGGGGATGGTATGGTGCTAAGGTACAACTGCTGCCAACTTTATCTTATCAGTACAACGACTATGAGTTAGGTGGACATGACTCCTGGTATGCAGCTTCACTGCGTCCAGTGTTCCCGATTAATCAGTTCTTCTCAGTACAGACTGAAGTTGGGTATACGAAAAATAACCTTATGCTAGATAATGTCGATCGCGGTAGTGACTCCAGGAAGATAAGCATAGTTCCGACCTTCACCGTGAATACCGGTACAGGACCTTCACCGGAAATTCGTTTCTTAACCACATACGTGCATCGTAATTTCAATACGCCATGGCAACAAAAGGATAGTCGCAATGACTTCCTGGTTGGTATTCAAGCGGATATGTGGTGGTAG
- a CDS encoding MalM family protein yields the protein MTSWLVFKRICGGRVNWETKATIISGPKGPVFLKDLHMTQSKQSWLLLAGLLATGCTGIESGHSLGTREPISAFQQQAIAGRQQLMQTPAVPSLNKLTYQPLNEENKWIQIGSNNQVFSFETGKSYLTAFSLPNQSQAIHIKLTVPVDFSLFLPSVMILDENFATLQVVPSAKFAKVSDDLMAGQNLKGEFTVPVTIGSSRPAYMLIYTTTQDMQSTTKINPDVLQRAMQHDRTTDVARFLNSEVPHAATGRLHLTFDYQTDLTAAPSKQYVSPAATTLGSVNPTSEQGYYQRIRDAVAKKEYEKALALVQAAKKAGFTHAQDVFFAAQQ from the coding sequence ATGACTTCCTGGTTGGTATTCAAGCGGATATGTGGTGGTAGGGTTAATTGGGAAACCAAGGCAACTATAATATCGGGCCCTAAGGGGCCCGTATTTTTAAAGGATCTACATATGACACAAAGCAAACAGAGTTGGTTGTTATTGGCTGGTTTACTGGCGACTGGTTGTACTGGCATTGAGTCGGGACATTCCTTGGGAACCCGAGAACCGATCAGCGCCTTCCAACAGCAGGCTATCGCTGGTAGACAGCAATTGATGCAGACACCTGCAGTTCCTAGCTTGAACAAGTTAACGTATCAGCCATTAAACGAAGAAAATAAATGGATACAAATTGGCTCGAATAATCAGGTTTTTTCTTTTGAAACAGGAAAAAGCTATCTGACGGCTTTCTCATTACCGAATCAGTCACAGGCGATACATATCAAATTAACGGTACCAGTTGATTTTTCGCTGTTTCTTCCTAGTGTCATGATATTGGATGAAAACTTTGCGACGTTGCAAGTTGTGCCTAGCGCTAAATTTGCAAAAGTAAGTGATGACCTGATGGCAGGACAGAATCTGAAAGGGGAGTTTACCGTTCCTGTTACTATCGGATCATCGCGTCCAGCATATATGCTGATATATACGACAACCCAGGATATGCAAAGCACTACCAAGATTAATCCTGACGTATTACAAAGAGCCATGCAGCATGACCGGACTACCGATGTTGCCCGATTCCTGAATTCGGAAGTACCTCATGCCGCAACCGGGCGTCTACATTTAACTTTTGATTATCAAACAGATTTGACCGCAGCCCCGAGCAAACAATATGTATCTCCTGCAGCAACGACTTTAGGTTCAGTTAATCCGACGAGCGAGCAGGGGTATTATCAACGTATTCGTGATGCCGTAGCCAAAAAGGAATACGAAAAAGCACTGGCGCTGGTTCAGGCTGCAAAAAAAGCCGGGTTCACGCATGCTCAGGATGTTTTTTTTGCTGCGCAGCAATAG
- a CDS encoding glycoside hydrolase family 1 protein: MQYKFPEGFWWGSASSAAQSEGAATQGGKAPTIWDHWFKTEPNRFHNQIGPADTSMFYERYKDDIALMEQIGHNSFRTSISWARLMPDGENINQEAVAFYNNVIDELLAKGIKPFIGLFHFDMPMYWQEQGGWENRATVDAYAEYAEICFNLFGDRVACWMTFNEPVVVVEGGYLYDFHYPNQVDFKRAAQVAYHMMLAHSSAVKRYRALSLSGKIGIVLNLTPSYPRSSNPADLKASFAADLFFNRAFLDPAVKGCYPEELIEILREYDQLPECREGDKELLAAGKIDLLGINYYQPRRVQARMTAINPCAPFMPDFFFENYEMPGRKMNPYRGWEIYERGIYDILTNLRDNYGNIPSYISENGMGVEGEHRFIAEDGQVKDDYRIDFIRGHLEWIHSAISEGCNCRGYHLWTFIDNWSWMNAYKNRYGFISLDLATQKRTVKKSGEWFAQVSLNNGF, translated from the coding sequence ATGCAATATAAATTCCCTGAGGGGTTTTGGTGGGGAAGCGCGTCCTCAGCAGCTCAATCAGAAGGCGCAGCAACACAGGGTGGTAAAGCGCCAACAATCTGGGATCACTGGTTTAAAACGGAACCAAATCGTTTTCACAATCAGATTGGCCCTGCTGATACCTCAATGTTTTATGAGCGATATAAAGACGATATTGCGCTTATGGAGCAAATCGGACACAACAGTTTCCGAACCTCCATTTCTTGGGCTCGTTTGATGCCGGATGGTGAAAACATTAACCAAGAAGCGGTTGCCTTCTATAACAATGTGATTGATGAGTTATTAGCGAAAGGCATCAAACCATTTATTGGGCTCTTTCATTTTGATATGCCGATGTATTGGCAAGAGCAGGGTGGATGGGAAAATCGAGCCACCGTTGATGCTTACGCTGAATACGCGGAAATCTGTTTCAACCTGTTTGGCGATCGGGTTGCTTGTTGGATGACATTCAATGAGCCGGTCGTGGTCGTGGAAGGGGGGTATCTATATGACTTCCATTACCCGAATCAGGTCGATTTCAAACGCGCAGCACAAGTGGCTTATCACATGATGCTGGCGCACAGTTCTGCCGTGAAACGTTACCGTGCGCTCTCATTGTCTGGCAAGATCGGGATTGTATTGAATCTGACGCCATCCTATCCGCGGTCTTCAAACCCTGCAGACTTGAAAGCTTCGTTTGCTGCTGATTTGTTCTTCAATCGCGCATTCCTTGATCCTGCTGTGAAAGGTTGTTATCCAGAAGAGCTCATCGAAATTCTTCGTGAATATGACCAGCTACCAGAATGCAGAGAGGGTGATAAGGAATTATTGGCTGCAGGAAAAATTGATTTGCTGGGTATTAACTATTACCAACCTCGCAGAGTTCAGGCGAGGATGACAGCAATTAATCCGTGCGCACCATTTATGCCTGATTTCTTTTTTGAAAACTATGAAATGCCAGGCCGAAAGATGAACCCATACCGGGGTTGGGAAATATATGAACGTGGTATTTACGACATATTAACCAATCTGCGTGACAACTATGGAAATATTCCAAGTTATATATCTGAAAACGGTATGGGTGTTGAAGGTGAACACCGTTTCATCGCAGAAGATGGTCAGGTGAAAGATGATTACCGCATCGATTTTATTCGAGGACATCTTGAATGGATTCACTCTGCGATTTCCGAGGGCTGTAACTGCCGTGGTTATCATCTTTGGACATTTATTGATAACTGGTCCTGGATGAATGCATATAAGAACCGTTATGGCTTTATTAGTCTGGATCTGGCAACTCAGAAACGGACAGTCAAAAAGAGCGGTGAATGGTTTGCGCAGGTTTCATTGAATAACGGGTTTTAA
- a CDS encoding putative glycoside hydrolase: protein MKIGLPRFFLISISWCWLGCIATTMKYFYPLIGVVNMNETKKGILASLLATILLSGCGGAENIGSSGSSSNTGGNPPGANLPVSGDSSLFLFGVGATATTTPRIQSEMDNWDVKPVTATPLSLTSIGAVLINNAGTNDAADVQVSGNGTGTFMLKSDTPINLSKYASGFIEFQLRTKSAVPTELSVSIDNEYPNRSSIPIAAAVAGSGNWETLTVPINCMKPYPGATAVNLASVNAPFFLDTKQAFNYEISM from the coding sequence ATGAAAATTGGCTTACCCCGTTTTTTCTTGATATCGATTTCATGGTGCTGGTTGGGATGTATTGCCACCACAATGAAATATTTTTACCCATTGATTGGAGTGGTCAATATGAATGAAACAAAGAAAGGAATTTTGGCATCGTTGCTTGCCACCATCTTGCTCAGTGGATGTGGTGGTGCAGAGAACATCGGTTCGTCAGGCAGTAGTAGTAATACGGGAGGTAATCCTCCAGGAGCTAATCTTCCGGTTTCAGGCGATAGTTCATTGTTCCTATTTGGTGTCGGTGCAACGGCAACGACCACGCCGAGAATTCAGTCTGAAATGGATAATTGGGATGTCAAACCGGTCACGGCTACACCGCTATCTTTGACTAGTATTGGCGCTGTTCTCATCAATAATGCCGGAACCAATGATGCCGCCGATGTTCAGGTATCAGGCAATGGTACTGGTACTTTCATGTTGAAATCAGATACGCCGATTAATCTGAGCAAATATGCTTCTGGGTTCATTGAATTTCAATTACGGACTAAGAGCGCAGTACCTACAGAACTATCGGTTTCAATCGATAATGAATACCCCAACCGGAGCAGTATTCCTATCGCGGCAGCAGTAGCAGGAAGTGGTAATTGGGAAACGCTGACGGTACCGATCAATTGCATGAAGCCATATCCAGGCGCAACAGCAGTAAATTTAGCTTCTGTTAACGCACCATTCTTTTTGGATACGAAACAAGCATTTAATTACGAAATTTCAATGTGA
- a CDS encoding extracellular solute-binding protein produces the protein MVLMFITQVQATTLTIASYPNFDAAIRAAIPRYEKLHPDITIRLLSLSFYDHHNAMTSALATGAGLPDIMGLEQGFISRFVNSGGLEILSNPPYNALQYQPLFVPYTMVQAQNDRGELFAMPADIGPGSLFYRQDLLSQAGVSLDEMTKTWDSFIQAGVKLKQKSIYLVANASDLKDIYIRIGLKPGEGIYFNQAGETLVRSERFVRAFTLAKQVRDLGLDARLQIWSNEWAEAIRRGRVATQMMGAWFAGHLSSWIAPESSGAWRVSQLPEHSYASWGGSFYAIPKAAAHKSAAWDFIQFMTLDPSMQQEAFEKLDAFPALLSAQQTKHMAESISYLGQQQARLIWKDAAANMPVIMAHKYDSLAAEIIRKQMDLVLDEHKDITEALEDAEHQIRHKVRR, from the coding sequence ATGGTGCTGATGTTTATCACCCAAGTTCAGGCAACAACACTGACTATAGCCTCATATCCTAACTTTGATGCTGCGATTCGGGCTGCCATCCCGCGTTATGAAAAATTACATCCTGACATTACCATCCGCCTGCTATCGCTGTCGTTTTATGATCATCACAATGCTATGACGTCAGCATTAGCCACTGGCGCTGGGTTACCCGATATCATGGGGCTAGAACAAGGCTTTATTAGCCGTTTTGTAAATTCCGGTGGCCTAGAGATACTAAGCAACCCACCGTATAACGCGCTTCAGTATCAGCCGTTATTCGTCCCTTATACGATGGTTCAAGCCCAGAATGATCGAGGTGAACTGTTTGCAATGCCTGCAGATATAGGTCCGGGCTCACTTTTTTACCGCCAGGACCTGTTAAGCCAAGCCGGTGTATCACTTGATGAGATGACTAAAACTTGGGACAGCTTTATACAGGCTGGCGTCAAGCTGAAACAAAAATCCATCTATCTAGTCGCTAACGCCAGCGATTTGAAAGACATCTATATACGTATCGGACTCAAACCTGGTGAAGGGATCTATTTTAATCAAGCCGGAGAAACCTTAGTACGCAGTGAACGCTTCGTTCGGGCATTTACACTTGCTAAGCAGGTCCGCGATCTTGGACTGGATGCGCGTTTACAGATTTGGAGTAATGAATGGGCAGAAGCTATTCGGCGCGGACGAGTAGCCACTCAAATGATGGGGGCGTGGTTTGCCGGGCACTTATCAAGCTGGATCGCACCTGAAAGTTCCGGAGCTTGGCGAGTAAGCCAGTTACCTGAACATTCCTATGCCAGTTGGGGTGGCTCTTTTTATGCTATTCCTAAAGCGGCTGCGCATAAATCGGCAGCATGGGATTTTATCCAATTCATGACGTTAGATCCGTCGATGCAGCAAGAAGCCTTTGAGAAACTCGATGCATTCCCTGCCCTTTTAAGTGCACAACAAACCAAGCACATGGCTGAGTCAATCAGTTATTTAGGGCAACAACAAGCAAGATTAATCTGGAAAGATGCTGCAGCTAATATGCCGGTAATTATGGCGCATAAATACGACTCGTTAGCAGCAGAAATAATCCGTAAACAGATGGATCTTGTGCTGGATGAGCATAAAGATATTACTGAAGCACTAGAAGATGCCGAGCATCAAATCCGTCATAAGGTCAGACGTTAA
- a CDS encoding PTS transporter subunit EIIC codes for MNSFYNMLVGLIEQRIGPLAGKLGQQRYVLSIRDGFVAALPFMIVGSFMLVFIFPPISNETTWGFARAWLDFSTTYRNELMLPFNMSMGLMTIFISVGVASSLGRQYSLDPITTGLLSLMSFMLVAAPYKDGAISTQYFSGQGIFTALICSIYSTEVYAWLKRNNITIRLPSQVPTGVARSFEVLIPVLAIILTLHPLNLWLQHTTGMILPEAIMHMLKPLVAASDSLPAVLLALLVCQVLWFAGIHGTMIVTGIMNPFWLANLAANQAALAAGQPIPHTFLPAFWDHFLFIGGVGSTLPLAFLLMRSRAVHLRTIARMGVVPGLFNINEPILFGAPIIMNPIFFLPFILIPMVNAVLAWFAVKFDLVAKVVMLTAWTTPAPIGAAWSTNWALSPVIMCFICMAVAALMYYPFVRAYEKTLLQQDAENAPVEDEEVNATPSQA; via the coding sequence ATGAATTCATTCTATAACATGCTAGTCGGTCTGATTGAACAACGCATCGGCCCATTAGCTGGGAAATTAGGTCAACAGCGTTATGTTCTGTCTATCCGTGACGGTTTCGTTGCGGCATTACCATTCATGATCGTCGGTAGTTTCATGTTGGTATTCATTTTCCCTCCGATTTCAAATGAAACGACGTGGGGGTTTGCTCGGGCTTGGCTTGATTTTTCAACCACCTATCGTAATGAGCTCATGTTGCCATTCAACATGAGCATGGGGTTGATGACGATCTTCATTTCTGTCGGCGTTGCATCAAGTTTAGGTCGTCAGTATTCATTAGATCCCATCACGACTGGGCTACTCTCACTGATGTCATTTATGTTGGTCGCTGCACCCTATAAAGATGGTGCCATATCGACACAATATTTCTCAGGCCAAGGTATTTTTACTGCGTTGATTTGTTCTATCTATTCAACGGAAGTTTATGCCTGGCTAAAGCGCAACAACATTACTATCCGTTTGCCGTCTCAGGTGCCAACGGGGGTCGCGCGCTCTTTTGAAGTACTAATTCCTGTTCTGGCGATTATTTTAACTTTGCATCCATTGAATCTGTGGCTGCAACATACTACGGGTATGATTCTGCCAGAAGCAATCATGCATATGCTTAAACCACTGGTTGCTGCTTCTGATAGTTTGCCGGCTGTGTTACTGGCGCTTCTGGTTTGTCAGGTGCTGTGGTTTGCGGGTATTCATGGCACCATGATTGTAACAGGCATCATGAACCCATTCTGGTTGGCAAATTTAGCTGCGAACCAAGCTGCACTGGCTGCTGGCCAACCAATTCCTCATACTTTCTTGCCTGCTTTCTGGGATCATTTTCTGTTTATCGGTGGTGTTGGCTCTACTTTACCACTGGCATTTCTGCTTATGCGCAGCCGGGCTGTACATCTGCGGACTATTGCTCGTATGGGCGTGGTGCCTGGTTTGTTCAACATCAACGAACCAATCTTATTTGGTGCCCCGATCATCATGAATCCTATCTTTTTCCTGCCATTTATCCTGATCCCAATGGTCAATGCGGTTCTGGCTTGGTTTGCGGTTAAATTTGATTTGGTGGCTAAAGTTGTCATGTTGACGGCGTGGACGACACCAGCTCCTATTGGCGCTGCATGGTCTACCAATTGGGCATTAAGTCCGGTCATTATGTGCTTCATCTGTATGGCCGTTGCTGCGTTGATGTATTACCCATTCGTGCGCGCTTATGAAAAAACGCTGCTGCAACAGGATGCAGAGAATGCTCCAGTAGAAGACGAAGAAGTGAACGCGACACCGAGTCAGGCTTAA
- a CDS encoding carbohydrate ABC transporter permease, producing MNQINKLKLTHWLIGSLIWLGAILMVLPFWFMLIFATHNEQTIFSVPPPLWFGNEFSENIHQLLNRLPYFWHNLSNSVYVALVTTILNLLFCSLAGSAFALYHFKGKKILFNLVISTMLLPVFLNMIPNALIIAMFGWFNEPKALYIPAACSAFGVFLMRQYIEQAVPNEVIEAARLDGCSEWGLYRYIVIPLIKPALFTLALLTFIASWNNFMAPLVVMHDMESYTLPLALRALQGVGVVPWGAICAGSAIAIMPLIVLFIFTSHHLIDRLNQSYLK from the coding sequence ATGAACCAGATTAATAAACTCAAATTAACGCATTGGTTGATCGGCAGCCTGATTTGGTTAGGTGCTATTTTGATGGTATTGCCATTCTGGTTTATGTTGATATTTGCTACACATAATGAGCAAACCATTTTTTCTGTCCCTCCACCATTATGGTTCGGGAATGAATTTAGTGAAAACATACATCAGTTATTAAATCGTCTTCCCTATTTCTGGCACAATTTGTCAAACAGTGTTTATGTTGCCTTAGTGACGACGATATTAAACCTCCTGTTTTGCTCTTTAGCGGGAAGTGCATTTGCTCTTTATCATTTTAAAGGTAAAAAAATTCTATTTAACTTGGTGATCAGCACCATGCTATTACCTGTTTTTTTAAATATGATTCCTAATGCACTGATCATTGCGATGTTTGGTTGGTTTAACGAACCGAAAGCACTTTATATTCCAGCTGCATGCAGTGCTTTCGGCGTATTTTTAATGCGGCAATATATCGAACAAGCAGTCCCCAATGAGGTGATCGAAGCGGCTCGGCTTGATGGTTGCAGCGAGTGGGGGCTATACCGTTACATCGTTATTCCACTGATAAAACCAGCACTTTTCACTCTTGCATTGTTAACCTTTATTGCATCATGGAATAATTTTATGGCGCCATTAGTTGTCATGCACGATATGGAGAGCTATACGCTACCTTTGGCGTTGCGTGCACTTCAGGGGGTCGGAGTCGTACCTTGGGGGGCGATTTGTGCAGGTTCAGCCATAGCAATCATGCCTTTGATTGTATTGTTTATTTTCACTTCCCATCATCTGATTGATCGACTGAATCAAAGCTATTTAAAATAA
- a CDS encoding PTS lactose/cellobiose transporter subunit IIA, with protein sequence MLDLEEAVMGIIVNAGQSRSLCFEALRQARTGMFTKADGLLAAAIEAGKEAHAVQTKLIEEDEGEGKTKMTLIMVHAQDHLMTSILCRELVTELIELYRRQAK encoded by the coding sequence ATGTTAGATCTTGAAGAAGCAGTGATGGGCATTATTGTCAACGCAGGCCAATCACGTAGCCTTTGCTTTGAAGCTTTACGTCAAGCTAGAACGGGAATGTTTACCAAGGCTGATGGTTTACTGGCTGCTGCTATTGAAGCTGGTAAAGAAGCGCATGCTGTACAAACGAAGTTAATAGAAGAGGATGAGGGCGAAGGCAAAACCAAGATGACTTTAATCATGGTTCATGCCCAGGATCATTTGATGACATCTATTTTATGCAGAGAGTTAGTAACTGAGTTAATTGAGTTATATCGCCGTCAGGCAAAGTAG
- a CDS encoding sugar ABC transporter permease has translation MRRFSNSKWIPYLYLSPFLILFTVFGLYPMLFSAWIALHSWELGTSFHQMEWLGLTNFEYVLTDEWFYHALYNTLWLGLASAIPQHLIALPLAALLFRMASQKRHILLCFYFLPFITSSVAISLVFGSLFSRDFGLLNQVLTGIHDWKLAGIQPLNWLFPEQAIDWQDSSHIRWVIAFVVFWRYIGWNTLLYFSAMKTIPSELFDAASLDGAGFWQQLRHVTLPTLRPMILLALTLSLIGSFQLFEEPFILTSGSGGSGQAGQTLAMYLYSTAFAEGDFATASATAWLLFIILFALCNLTRRIKPKDCL, from the coding sequence ATGCGTAGATTCAGTAATTCAAAATGGATCCCTTATCTATATCTATCGCCATTTCTTATTTTATTTACAGTCTTTGGCCTCTATCCAATGCTATTTTCTGCATGGATTGCACTGCACAGTTGGGAATTAGGCACTTCATTTCATCAAATGGAATGGTTGGGGCTGACTAACTTTGAGTATGTATTAACCGACGAATGGTTTTACCACGCTTTATATAATACCTTGTGGTTAGGCTTAGCTTCTGCAATACCCCAGCACTTAATCGCACTCCCTCTGGCTGCACTCCTCTTTAGAATGGCTTCGCAGAAGCGCCATATTTTACTTTGCTTCTACTTTCTGCCGTTTATTACTTCCTCTGTCGCTATTTCTCTCGTATTTGGTTCATTATTTTCCCGTGATTTTGGTCTTTTAAACCAAGTATTAACCGGGATCCATGATTGGAAATTAGCGGGTATCCAACCGTTGAATTGGTTATTTCCAGAACAGGCTATTGATTGGCAAGATTCATCACATATCCGTTGGGTCATTGCCTTTGTCGTTTTCTGGCGTTATATCGGTTGGAATACCCTTCTTTATTTTTCTGCGATGAAAACGATACCGAGTGAACTATTTGATGCTGCATCTTTAGATGGAGCCGGATTCTGGCAACAACTGCGACATGTTACGTTACCAACACTCAGACCTATGATTTTATTAGCTCTAACACTAAGCCTGATTGGCAGTTTTCAGCTATTTGAAGAGCCATTTATTCTCACTTCAGGAAGTGGTGGTTCAGGGCAAGCAGGACAAACACTCGCCATGTATTTATACTCAACTGCGTTTGCAGAAGGAGACTTTGCCACAGCATCTGCAACGGCCTGGTTGTTATTTATAATATTATTTGCGCTCTGTAACCTTACTCGTCGTATTAAGCCAAAAGATTGCTTATGA
- a CDS encoding family 16 glycosylhydrolase: MRTKNVMAAILLTSGLYATQASAWEWSNIDWEISDGWRNGGSEFNCTWQASNIWMESNLAILNAKSDQGYKSCAEMRTYNYTRRGRYEVKMQAGAVPGTISSFFTYTGEAGTSTHYEVDIELMGGTNLLHTNVWIQGKQYPQDIDLGKYGMALWNMERYAFNIDEAGVTWQVFSRTANKWVTVRRADKPVTGYMQLFVNNWISANPQFPPSNYNNLPAYAKYSYISVQPWE; this comes from the coding sequence ATGCGAACAAAAAACGTTATGGCAGCTATTCTGCTGACGAGCGGTTTATATGCCACACAGGCTTCGGCATGGGAATGGAGTAATATCGATTGGGAAATTTCAGATGGGTGGCGTAATGGTGGGTCTGAATTCAACTGTACTTGGCAGGCAAGCAATATTTGGATGGAGTCTAACCTAGCGATTTTGAATGCAAAGTCTGATCAAGGTTATAAAAGTTGTGCTGAAATGCGGACTTACAACTATACACGTAGAGGCCGCTATGAGGTAAAAATGCAGGCTGGCGCGGTTCCGGGGACGATTAGTTCATTCTTTACTTATACTGGAGAAGCTGGCACCAGCACTCATTATGAGGTTGATATTGAGTTGATGGGCGGAACAAATCTACTGCACACCAATGTCTGGATTCAGGGAAAACAATATCCTCAGGATATTGACTTAGGTAAATATGGCATGGCGCTCTGGAATATGGAACGTTATGCTTTTAACATTGATGAAGCAGGCGTGACATGGCAGGTTTTCAGCCGCACCGCTAATAAATGGGTGACTGTTCGTCGAGCAGATAAACCTGTTACCGGTTATATGCAATTATTCGTTAATAACTGGATTAGTGCTAATCCACAATTTCCACCGAGCAATTATAATAATCTCCCTGCTTATGCTAAATATTCATATATTTCAGTTCAACCATGGGAATAA